A genomic segment from Paenibacillus sp. FSL K6-1096 encodes:
- a CDS encoding S41 family peptidase translates to MLKKSTAAFMIVAALLCGSLLTLGVTGYVQVFGQAAGEGLATALQSTGLHEKESKKLGTALSLIESNYYEKVDREKLVDGAVNGMMEALGDPYSNYMGKETAARFEESIEGSFSGIGAEVSSDNGKVVVVSPIKGSPADKAGIQAKDVILSVNGESLEGLELNAAVAKIRGPKGSKATLKVQRAGSPEPLQFVITRDDVRLETVYATMEKDKVGVIEVTQFSQNTSERFKEELNKLESQGMKGLVIDVRNDPGGVLPVVIEMVEQFVPSGKTIVQVEDKNKRREVSTSKGSSKKYPVVVLMNKGSASASEIMAGALQQSAGAKLIGENSFGKGTVQTSFEEQLGDGSLLKITIAKWLTPDGTWIHGKGIKPDIAVAQPDYFSVAPINKSVTLQYNMNNADVKSAQTMLDGLGYKPGRKDGYFDAATKEAVKKFQSKAKLKVTGTIDTKTAEALEQALIKAIQDPANDNQRNRGIAEIQKEIKASSSNK, encoded by the coding sequence ATGTTGAAGAAAAGCACTGCGGCCTTTATGATCGTCGCGGCATTGCTGTGCGGCAGTCTGCTGACCCTGGGCGTGACCGGTTATGTACAGGTCTTCGGACAGGCCGCAGGGGAAGGGCTGGCTACAGCGCTGCAGAGTACCGGCTTGCATGAGAAGGAATCGAAGAAGCTTGGTACCGCCCTCAGCCTGATCGAGAGCAATTATTATGAGAAGGTGGACCGCGAGAAGCTGGTTGATGGTGCCGTTAACGGAATGATGGAAGCCCTGGGCGATCCCTACTCGAACTATATGGGCAAGGAGACCGCAGCCAGATTCGAGGAGAGCATTGAAGGCTCCTTCTCGGGCATTGGCGCCGAGGTCTCCTCAGATAACGGTAAGGTGGTAGTGGTCTCCCCGATCAAAGGCTCACCGGCCGACAAAGCCGGGATTCAGGCCAAGGACGTCATTCTCTCGGTGAACGGCGAATCGCTGGAGGGGCTGGAGCTGAATGCGGCCGTTGCCAAAATCCGCGGTCCCAAGGGCAGCAAGGCGACTCTGAAGGTTCAGCGCGCCGGGTCGCCGGAGCCGCTGCAATTCGTCATTACCCGTGACGATGTCCGGCTGGAGACCGTCTACGCTACGATGGAGAAGGACAAAGTCGGTGTGATCGAGGTTACGCAATTCTCGCAGAACACCTCTGAGCGGTTCAAGGAAGAGCTGAACAAGCTGGAGTCGCAGGGCATGAAGGGACTCGTCATCGATGTCCGGAATGACCCGGGCGGCGTGCTGCCGGTGGTCATTGAGATGGTGGAGCAGTTCGTACCGTCCGGCAAGACCATTGTGCAGGTGGAAGACAAGAACAAACGGCGTGAGGTCAGCACCTCCAAGGGATCAAGCAAGAAGTATCCGGTAGTGGTGCTGATGAATAAGGGCAGCGCGAGTGCTTCGGAGATTATGGCCGGCGCCTTGCAGCAATCTGCCGGAGCGAAGCTGATCGGCGAGAACTCGTTCGGCAAAGGCACCGTCCAGACCAGCTTCGAAGAGCAGCTCGGCGACGGAAGCCTGCTGAAGATTACGATTGCCAAGTGGCTGACGCCTGACGGCACCTGGATTCACGGCAAGGGCATCAAGCCGGATATCGCGGTTGCCCAGCCGGATTACTTCTCGGTGGCGCCGATTAACAAGAGCGTTACCCTGCAATACAACATGAACAATGCGGATGTCAAAAGCGCGCAGACCATGCTGGACGGTCTAGGCTACAAGCCGGGCCGCAAGGACGGCTATTTCGATGCCGCCACCAAAGAGGCGGTTAAGAAATTCCAGAGCAAGGCCAAGCTGAAGGTGACCGGCACCATCGACACCAAGACGGCGGAGGCTCTGGAGCAGGCGCTGATTAAGGCCATTCAGGACCCGGCCAACGACAATCAGCGCAACCGCGGGATTGCAGAGATTCAGAAGGAGATCAAGGCGTCGTCGTCGAACAAGTAG
- a CDS encoding peptidoglycan DD-metalloendopeptidase family protein, translating into MKKIVAGAAAVLLAVTMFGPSDGYAKKTTVAEIDKQLKQLQQEVQAAKAAQEKAASRNQEAQHYKNKTTLNLEYVLGQIEQVKGEMSETSGKIASTEKSLTATATALDEAEARVASREKLLESRVRLMYTDGAVSYLDVLLSSTSFSDFLDRADSLKMIVDQDQDLLVQHKLDKQTVIAKKQELEGQYAQAKQLYADLESQRSLLKEKEAEKQELIAYYDQEIQEAEVITAEQDAKLVELASSRSALETQKDKLKAEEEARRAAAAKAEAERRAAIAAAKAAEKAKAAKAARSAVASADESEDYVGGDGPYLRPVGYARVSSPYGYRTHPVTHEVGKMHTGVDFAVPTGTNIHAAESGTVLVAEWYSGYGYCVIIDHGGGMWTLYGHIRSGGIRVSPGQRVERGQVIAESGATGRVTGPHLHFEVRINGKPVNPMPYL; encoded by the coding sequence TTGAAGAAGATTGTTGCCGGAGCGGCCGCTGTCTTACTGGCTGTTACAATGTTCGGGCCCTCTGACGGATATGCGAAGAAGACTACGGTTGCCGAGATTGACAAGCAGCTGAAGCAGCTGCAGCAGGAGGTCCAGGCGGCCAAGGCGGCGCAGGAGAAGGCGGCTTCCCGCAACCAGGAGGCGCAGCACTATAAGAATAAGACGACGCTGAATCTGGAATATGTGCTGGGGCAGATTGAACAGGTGAAGGGCGAAATGAGCGAGACCTCCGGCAAAATCGCCAGCACCGAGAAGTCGCTGACCGCGACGGCTACAGCGCTGGATGAGGCTGAGGCGCGGGTGGCTTCCCGCGAGAAGCTGCTGGAATCGCGTGTGCGCCTGATGTATACCGACGGCGCGGTGTCGTATCTGGACGTGCTGCTGTCTTCGACCAGCTTCTCCGATTTCCTGGACCGGGCCGATTCTCTGAAGATGATCGTGGATCAGGACCAGGACCTGCTGGTGCAGCACAAGCTGGACAAGCAGACGGTAATCGCTAAGAAGCAGGAGCTGGAGGGGCAATATGCCCAGGCCAAGCAGCTCTATGCCGATCTGGAATCCCAGCGCAGCCTGCTGAAGGAGAAGGAAGCGGAGAAGCAGGAGCTGATCGCTTATTACGATCAGGAGATCCAGGAGGCGGAGGTTATCACCGCCGAGCAGGACGCCAAGCTGGTGGAGCTTGCCAGCAGCCGCTCCGCGCTGGAGACGCAGAAGGACAAGCTGAAGGCAGAGGAGGAGGCGCGCAGAGCGGCCGCAGCCAAGGCTGAAGCGGAGCGCCGGGCGGCGATTGCCGCAGCCAAGGCGGCAGAGAAGGCCAAGGCCGCGAAGGCAGCCCGGTCGGCAGTGGCCAGCGCCGACGAGTCTGAGGACTATGTCGGCGGGGATGGCCCTTACCTGCGGCCGGTCGGCTACGCACGCGTCTCTTCGCCTTACGGCTACCGGACGCATCCGGTGACGCATGAAGTCGGCAAGATGCATACCGGCGTGGACTTTGCCGTTCCGACAGGGACGAATATCCATGCTGCCGAGTCAGGAACGGTCCTGGTGGCGGAATGGTACAGCGGCTATGGTTATTGTGTCATTATTGACCATGGCGGCGGGATGTGGACGCTCTATGGCCATATCCGTTCAGGCGGCATCCGGGTGAGTCCGGGCCAGCGGGTGGAACGCGGACAGGTGATTGCCGAATCCGGCGCAACCGGACGGGTGACCGGACCACATCTGCATTTCGAGGTGCGGATCAACGGCAAGCCGGTGAATCCGATGCCTTATTTGTAG
- the ftsX gene encoding permease-like cell division protein FtsX — protein MSFKTFLRHMREGFKNVFRNGWMSVASITSIVVSLFVLGVFILLVLNVNKIADKADSQVQINVHLTLNTDQKMREKLQNEIGSMPEVSKVEFISKEQGLKEFREDMGPDAAELLEGFDEDNNPLPDKLLVEVIEPTTVPFVAEKIEDLNKTHAEKPIYKVNYGKGSVETLFKVTKAVRNIGFIFVAGLALVSMFLISNTIRVTILARRKEIGIMKLVGATNYFIRWPFFIEGALIGLIGSLITSGVLYAGYSSLVSSVQSDPILGLQLIPFGEIWMLLCGLLVGLGVLIGIWGSTVSIRKFLKV, from the coding sequence ATGAGTTTTAAAACCTTCTTGCGGCATATGCGGGAAGGCTTCAAAAACGTATTCCGCAACGGCTGGATGTCGGTAGCCTCTATTACATCCATCGTTGTCTCTCTTTTCGTACTCGGGGTATTCATTCTGCTGGTGCTTAACGTCAATAAGATCGCGGACAAGGCAGACAGCCAGGTGCAGATCAATGTGCATCTGACGCTCAATACGGACCAGAAGATGCGTGAGAAGCTGCAAAATGAAATCGGCAGTATGCCGGAGGTCAGCAAGGTGGAGTTCATCTCCAAAGAGCAGGGGCTTAAGGAGTTCCGTGAGGATATGGGACCGGATGCCGCTGAGCTGCTGGAAGGGTTCGACGAAGACAATAATCCGCTGCCGGACAAGCTGCTCGTAGAGGTGATTGAGCCGACGACCGTTCCGTTTGTAGCGGAGAAGATTGAGGACCTGAACAAGACCCACGCGGAGAAGCCGATCTATAAGGTGAATTACGGCAAAGGCTCGGTGGAGACGCTGTTCAAGGTGACGAAGGCTGTGCGCAATATCGGGTTTATTTTCGTAGCCGGTCTGGCATTGGTGTCCATGTTCCTCATCTCCAATACGATCCGGGTGACCATTCTGGCCCGACGTAAGGAGATCGGCATCATGAAGCTGGTCGGAGCAACGAATTATTTCATCCGCTGGCCCTTCTTCATTGAAGGCGCGCTCATCGGGCTGATCGGTTCACTGATTACCTCGGGAGTGCTCTATGCCGGCTACAGCAGTCTGGTATCCTCGGTGCAATCCGATCCGATCCTCGGGCTGCAGCTGATTCCTTTCGGGGAGATCTGGATGCTGCTATGCGGGCTGCTGGTGGGCCTTGGCGTGTTAATTGGCATATGGGGAAGTACGGTGTCGATCCGTAAGTTCTTGAAGGTATAG
- the ftsE gene encoding cell division ATP-binding protein FtsE: protein MIEMQDVWKTYPNGTHALQGISVKIDRNEFVYVVGPSGAGKSTFMKLIYREETPTKGQISVGGFNIGKLKPRKIPYVRRNIGVVFQDFRLLPKLTAYENVAFAMEVIEAPKKVIKKRVNEVLDLVGLRSKAGREPSQLSGGEQQRIAIARAIVNNPSVIIADEPTGNLDPETSWGIMQLLDEINFRGTTIVMATHNRDIVNKMRKRVLAIEQGNIVRDQLRGEYGYEF, encoded by the coding sequence ATGATTGAGATGCAGGACGTATGGAAGACTTATCCCAATGGAACCCATGCGTTACAAGGAATATCGGTCAAGATTGACCGGAATGAATTCGTCTATGTGGTCGGACCGTCCGGCGCAGGCAAATCAACGTTCATGAAATTAATTTATAGAGAAGAAACCCCGACCAAAGGGCAAATCTCTGTAGGCGGGTTCAACATCGGCAAGCTGAAGCCCCGTAAGATTCCTTATGTGCGGCGCAATATCGGCGTGGTATTTCAGGATTTCCGCCTGCTGCCGAAGCTGACGGCTTATGAGAATGTCGCTTTTGCCATGGAGGTCATTGAGGCTCCCAAGAAAGTAATCAAAAAGCGCGTCAATGAGGTGCTGGATCTGGTCGGACTGCGCAGCAAGGCGGGGCGTGAGCCCTCACAGCTCTCAGGGGGAGAGCAGCAGCGTATCGCAATTGCCAGAGCCATTGTCAACAATCCTTCCGTCATTATTGCGGACGAGCCTACCGGTAACCTCGATCCCGAGACCTCCTGGGGCATTATGCAGCTGCTGGATGAGATTAATTTCCGGGGAACCACCATCGTAATGGCCACCCACAACAGGGATATTGTCAACAAGATGCGTAAACGGGTGCTTGCGATCGAGCAAGGAAATATCGTCAGAGACCAATTGAGAGGAGAATACGGTTATGAGTTTTAA
- a CDS encoding VanW family protein, translating into MRKIHAALVASFGLLLAGSLAAGGLHLYGTQRTLPADTAISGWEVGGLDIAEVQAGLQARLQTLETTSLTLKAKDQNGLTLTLKEAGVTYEARAALQALESLTDGSLMERVRARWSWPRNLNVGIHLDTAPLRHKLSPDWEQAAFGAPVDAVRRITGDDRIVYTPGTSSFEVDWPGLELALQTVIPTQLDSPHALQASRLELEIPLAVKPPNITLQVLKDQGVNRKIVQFSTSLGASGPGRSFNVEAAAKAVDGTVLPPNAVFDYGKAIQKAQTEYGFREAPVIVNGKLQPGTGGGICQVSSTLYNAALRSGLEIVERRNHSLPVSYLPKGLDATFAEGYINFRFRNNTGKYLIIKAGVSGRSLTIKLFGTFPENVTYSVESKTVKILTPTDKYVSDPSLPRGGTRVLQQGKTGYVVESYITRYVDGKAEERKLLSRDTYYAQKRVIAINRGGMSKSAPPESPRRQLVEDGVKSR; encoded by the coding sequence ATGAGAAAAATACACGCTGCCCTCGTCGCCAGCTTCGGCCTGCTGCTAGCCGGATCACTGGCAGCCGGAGGACTCCACCTATACGGGACCCAGCGCACCCTGCCTGCGGATACCGCAATCTCCGGCTGGGAGGTTGGCGGACTGGACATTGCTGAGGTACAAGCCGGGCTTCAGGCCCGGCTTCAGACATTGGAGACTACCTCGCTCACCCTGAAAGCCAAGGATCAGAACGGGCTGACTCTTACGCTGAAAGAAGCAGGCGTGACGTATGAAGCCCGGGCGGCGCTGCAGGCGCTGGAGTCTCTGACCGACGGCTCCCTGATGGAACGGGTACGGGCCCGGTGGAGCTGGCCGCGCAACCTGAATGTAGGTATACATCTGGATACCGCCCCGCTCAGGCACAAGCTGAGCCCGGACTGGGAGCAGGCCGCCTTCGGCGCTCCCGTCGATGCGGTCCGGCGGATCACGGGAGATGACCGCATTGTGTATACGCCCGGAACCTCCTCCTTCGAGGTGGACTGGCCGGGGCTGGAGCTGGCCTTACAGACTGTCATCCCCACGCAGCTGGATAGCCCCCATGCCCTGCAGGCTTCGCGTCTGGAGCTGGAGATTCCTTTGGCCGTCAAGCCGCCTAATATTACGCTGCAGGTGCTGAAGGATCAGGGCGTTAACCGCAAAATCGTCCAGTTCAGCACCTCCCTCGGAGCCAGCGGCCCCGGTCGCAGCTTCAATGTCGAGGCGGCCGCCAAGGCGGTGGACGGTACGGTGCTGCCACCGAATGCAGTGTTCGATTACGGCAAAGCCATTCAGAAGGCTCAGACCGAATACGGCTTCCGCGAAGCCCCCGTCATCGTGAACGGCAAGCTTCAGCCCGGAACGGGCGGGGGAATCTGCCAGGTGTCCAGCACGCTGTACAACGCCGCGCTCCGCTCGGGGCTGGAGATCGTCGAGCGGCGCAACCACTCGCTTCCGGTCAGCTATCTGCCTAAGGGGCTGGATGCGACTTTTGCCGAAGGATATATTAATTTCCGCTTCCGCAACAACACGGGCAAATATCTGATCATCAAGGCCGGCGTGAGCGGACGCTCGCTGACGATCAAGCTGTTCGGCACCTTCCCGGAGAACGTCACATATTCCGTCGAGTCCAAGACCGTCAAGATCTTAACCCCAACAGACAAATATGTGAGCGACCCTTCGCTCCCCCGGGGCGGAACCCGTGTGCTCCAGCAGGGTAAAACCGGTTATGTAGTAGAGTCTTACATTACACGCTATGTGGACGGCAAAGCCGAAGAGCGCAAGCTGCTCTCCCGCGATACGTACTACGCCCAGAAACGGGTCATCGCCATCAACCGGGGAGGGATGAGCAAGTCCGCCCCGCCGGAATCGCCGCGCAGACAACTGGTCGAGGACGGCGTCAAAAGCCGGTAA
- a CDS encoding DL-endopeptidase inhibitor IseA family protein: MKKKWMIGSLALAMGLVSAGGGAFAASPAAGIEGFRTVAASAPGKEGPATINNLTVRSVVPLVVHAKKLYTYASRGGNEFKPELFTYKGLEYRYLSSDLGTKQQLMNYIKKGFTHNAAAFYAQTQFLEQNGRLAQVNSDLGNSLDYTRATARMVSKTAQAAVFELTVPSEGAHNGASEVVTVKLKKVNGYWRIDMSPDTLF; encoded by the coding sequence ATGAAGAAGAAATGGATGATTGGTTCACTGGCACTGGCAATGGGGCTTGTCTCTGCAGGAGGCGGAGCGTTTGCGGCTTCACCGGCGGCAGGAATAGAAGGATTTAGAACGGTGGCGGCGTCGGCTCCGGGCAAGGAAGGGCCGGCTACGATCAATAATTTGACGGTGCGCAGCGTGGTTCCGCTGGTGGTTCATGCCAAGAAGCTGTACACGTATGCCAGCCGGGGAGGCAACGAATTCAAGCCGGAGCTGTTCACATATAAGGGGCTGGAATACCGCTATCTCTCCAGTGACCTGGGCACGAAGCAGCAGCTGATGAATTACATCAAGAAGGGCTTCACGCACAATGCGGCAGCTTTCTATGCACAGACCCAATTCCTGGAACAGAACGGCAGGCTTGCGCAGGTGAATTCGGACCTCGGCAACTCGCTGGATTACACCAGAGCTACTGCCCGGATGGTCTCCAAGACGGCACAAGCGGCAGTGTTCGAGCTGACAGTTCCGAGCGAAGGGGCTCACAACGGAGCCAGCGAAGTGGTAACGGTGAAGCTGAAGAAGGTTAACGGATATTGGAGAATTGACATGTCGCCGGATACCCTTTTCTAA
- the pilO gene encoding type 4a pilus biogenesis protein PilO, which produces MEQINKYRSSIVLGLLGLFLILFAFYMFAIRPLNNDIARQDNEISLLGQEKEILVNKISQLKNAEEEAAADKDTMMAAIPQGDDSEGLILQLKRIGNSSHAKLKDIGFLLAESNEISAWTQIQPEATGSLKELKMAAVVEGSYAEINEWLKQLHDLPRIIAIDSFSFQRPYEFPSPVKPGSILTTNVSFTAFFES; this is translated from the coding sequence GTGGAACAAATCAATAAATATCGTTCTTCCATCGTGCTGGGCCTGTTGGGCCTGTTTCTGATTCTGTTTGCCTTTTATATGTTCGCTATACGCCCGTTGAATAACGACATCGCTAGGCAAGATAATGAGATTTCATTACTGGGACAGGAAAAAGAGATTCTTGTAAATAAAATTAGTCAGCTAAAGAATGCAGAAGAGGAAGCAGCCGCAGATAAGGATACTATGATGGCGGCAATTCCTCAGGGAGATGACAGCGAAGGCCTGATTCTGCAATTGAAGAGGATAGGAAACAGCTCTCACGCCAAATTAAAGGATATTGGATTCCTGCTGGCAGAATCTAACGAGATCAGTGCCTGGACACAGATTCAACCAGAAGCAACGGGCAGCCTGAAAGAATTGAAAATGGCGGCGGTTGTCGAAGGAAGTTATGCGGAGATTAATGAATGGCTAAAACAGCTCCATGATCTGCCGCGGATCATTGCCATAGACTCCTTTTCTTTTCAAAGGCCTTACGAATTTCCGTCTCCGGTAAAACCAGGCAGTATTTTAACTACAAATGTGTCTTTTACTGCTTTTTTCGAATCATGA
- the pilM gene encoding pilus assembly protein PilM, whose translation MFGLRHRSAGISIEQTGIRYISFKSNKQVYKKRFIPLLPGMIVENQIADREALHDRLKQWVKNKGMRGSRVDISIPPSQIIVRKMAIPSTVEKQIEQLVKLEVETGLHLPFENPVYDYVVTGQDENQSQLIIFAAPRKVVQDYVDVLEDAGLRVKSVEVTATALARSIVAGYGHEFSETMLIHLEQSLLDIYMFRSGHPVFMRTINLVDLSHEKPLNLQKDAPFLAEAEVAAASQEHLTTEQVVEITAEISRMLSFYQYSLHDGSTQISEMLITGSPEMRGQLQRELQAALPEMAVAAIAVDQFSQGTKPDNSLNEYRTAAGTALRDPKVRSINLLPREDRETIVFPYLAITLAAIWIVGVAGSGILYASVQGQHAERTEQLQAYQDQNEALQSELAGLNSSNTSAGGVDRESIVEAMRTNRADAAAILDELQAGLPYGAVIRDIKYSYRSEISLSLNFTAMEHSTKYLTALRQMSFSKGASIQKLTEGTEGSVRSAAKYTAIYRVDLAPVVEQSAQAQTPGEGGADSSGTNQ comes from the coding sequence ATGTTTGGATTAAGGCACAGATCAGCCGGGATCTCCATTGAGCAGACTGGAATCCGCTATATCAGCTTCAAGAGCAACAAGCAAGTCTATAAAAAAAGATTCATCCCCCTGCTCCCCGGGATGATTGTAGAGAACCAGATTGCGGATCGGGAAGCTCTGCACGACCGGTTGAAGCAATGGGTCAAAAATAAGGGGATGCGTGGTAGCAGAGTAGATATCTCTATCCCTCCCTCCCAAATCATCGTTCGTAAGATGGCGATTCCAAGTACTGTGGAGAAACAGATTGAACAGCTGGTGAAGCTGGAGGTTGAGACGGGACTCCATCTGCCCTTTGAGAATCCTGTGTACGATTATGTGGTTACCGGACAGGATGAGAACCAGAGCCAGTTAATCATTTTTGCAGCGCCCCGTAAGGTAGTTCAGGATTATGTGGATGTTCTTGAAGATGCGGGTCTTAGAGTAAAGAGTGTAGAGGTGACAGCAACTGCGCTTGCCAGAAGTATTGTGGCAGGTTATGGGCATGAATTCAGTGAGACGATGCTGATTCACCTGGAGCAGTCTTTGCTGGATATCTATATGTTCCGCAGTGGTCATCCTGTATTCATGAGAACGATCAACCTGGTTGATCTGTCACATGAGAAGCCGTTGAATCTGCAGAAGGATGCACCATTTCTTGCTGAAGCTGAAGTTGCAGCCGCATCACAGGAGCACCTTACAACAGAGCAGGTCGTAGAGATTACAGCAGAGATCTCCAGGATGCTCAGCTTTTATCAATACAGTCTGCATGACGGCTCTACACAGATCTCAGAGATGCTCATTACCGGGTCTCCAGAGATGCGTGGACAATTACAGCGTGAACTTCAGGCAGCCCTCCCGGAGATGGCTGTAGCCGCTATTGCGGTTGATCAGTTCTCCCAGGGCACTAAGCCGGATAACAGTCTTAATGAATACAGAACCGCTGCAGGAACTGCCTTGCGTGACCCTAAAGTCAGAAGTATAAATCTGCTGCCACGTGAAGACCGGGAAACGATCGTATTTCCTTACTTGGCTATCACCTTGGCTGCCATCTGGATTGTGGGTGTAGCGGGGTCCGGCATATTATATGCCTCTGTTCAAGGACAACATGCAGAACGAACCGAACAGCTTCAGGCTTATCAGGACCAGAACGAAGCTCTTCAATCAGAGTTAGCCGGACTTAACAGCAGCAATACGTCAGCGGGAGGTGTTGACCGGGAGAGTATTGTTGAAGCCATGAGAACAAACCGTGCGGATGCCGCAGCCATATTGGATGAGCTTCAGGCAGGCCTACCTTACGGAGCAGTTATTAGAGACATTAAATATTCGTACCGGAGCGAAATCAGTCTTTCATTGAACTTTACAGCGATGGAACATAGCACTAAGTACCTGACAGCCTTACGGCAAATGTCTTTCTCCAAGGGAGCTTCTATCCAGAAGCTGACTGAAGGAACTGAGGGCTCCGTAAGGTCTGCTGCCAAATATACTGCAATTTACAGAGTGGATCTTGCACCTGTAGTGGAACAGAGTGCTCAAGCTCAGACACCTGGAGAAGGAGGGGCGGACAGCAGTGGAACAAATCAATAA
- a CDS encoding prepilin peptidase — translation MTIIIASYITLIGLILGSFYNVVALRIPAGESLLRPPSHCPSCNSRLKSRDLVPVLSYVLNRGKCRYCGNRISPIYVLGEAATGLLFLWIYLQFGLTGKGIIGYILVSLAVIITMTDLKFMLIPDKVLLFFLPLFFISVLVFPEGSLVSHLLGAVSGGGILLLLALFGGMGLGDVKLMTILGFVLGFPNVILAFLVACLLGTIVGGALLITGRIRRKQHIPFGPWLAIGALLAFAYGSDLIGSYLALIG, via the coding sequence ATGACGATTATTATAGCCAGTTACATCACGCTGATTGGCCTGATTCTGGGCTCTTTTTATAATGTGGTAGCTTTGCGTATACCAGCAGGTGAATCGCTTCTGCGGCCGCCCTCACACTGCCCAAGCTGTAACTCACGGCTCAAGTCGAGGGACCTGGTGCCTGTGCTAAGTTATGTGCTGAACAGAGGCAAGTGCCGTTATTGCGGGAACAGGATCTCACCGATATATGTGCTTGGTGAAGCAGCAACAGGCTTGTTGTTTCTGTGGATTTACCTGCAATTCGGGCTCACAGGCAAGGGTATTATTGGATACATATTGGTTAGCTTGGCTGTTATCATAACGATGACTGATCTGAAGTTTATGCTGATCCCTGATAAGGTATTGCTGTTTTTTCTGCCACTGTTTTTTATATCAGTACTGGTTTTTCCTGAGGGCTCGTTAGTTTCTCATCTGCTTGGAGCAGTCTCGGGCGGGGGGATTCTGCTGTTGTTGGCACTATTCGGCGGAATGGGCTTAGGAGATGTAAAGCTAATGACTATACTGGGTTTTGTGCTGGGCTTTCCTAATGTTATCCTAGCCTTTTTGGTAGCTTGTTTGTTGGGAACTATTGTTGGCGGTGCGCTGCTGATTACCGGCAGAATCCGGCGCAAGCAGCACATCCCTTTCGGACCATGGCTGGCGATAGGTGCACTTCTTGCGTTTGCTTACGGTTCAGATCTTATTGGCAGTTATCTAGCGCTCATTGGTTAG
- a CDS encoding prepilin-type N-terminal cleavage/methylation domain-containing protein, with protein MLAQALRKRLGKAVKDEKGFTLIELLAVIVIMGIIAVIAIPMITGLIDNTGKKADLATARQIYEASRMYITTELDGKITDQTIQVIGTAQNGSTAGTGLQGLKYLETPLVLPSTKKNIESGTVNYAGGKLANNTDGVAIIITAGTGDDVVTRKYTAQQILESKL; from the coding sequence ATGTTGGCACAAGCACTGAGAAAGAGATTAGGTAAAGCAGTCAAAGATGAAAAAGGATTTACACTGATTGAGTTGCTGGCTGTTATTGTGATTATGGGGATTATAGCAGTTATAGCTATACCTATGATTACTGGTCTAATTGATAATACAGGTAAAAAGGCTGACCTGGCTACAGCCCGGCAAATTTATGAGGCCTCTCGTATGTATATAACTACTGAGTTGGATGGGAAAATAACCGATCAAACAATTCAAGTTATAGGTACTGCTCAAAACGGCTCTACCGCAGGGACAGGGCTTCAGGGATTGAAATATTTGGAAACTCCACTAGTGTTACCGAGTACTAAGAAAAATATTGAATCAGGTACAGTAAATTATGCTGGTGGAAAATTAGCTAATAATACTGATGGTGTTGCAATTATCATAACGGCTGGTACAGGTGACGATGTAGTAACTAGAAAATATACTGCGCAGCAAATCCTAGAATCAAAATTGTAA